Proteins encoded together in one Pseudomonas sp. ADAK13 window:
- a CDS encoding DUF4404 family protein — MPAREQLQEQVKILREQLDQNPEMPLEKREELQTLIAELEVQEPLEGAIQDPSIADGVNLAVERFELDHPGIAGTLRNIVVTLGNIGI; from the coding sequence ATGCCTGCCCGCGAACAACTGCAAGAACAGGTCAAAATTTTGCGCGAGCAATTGGATCAGAATCCAGAAATGCCACTCGAAAAGCGCGAAGAGCTGCAAACACTGATTGCTGAACTGGAAGTTCAGGAGCCGTTGGAAGGCGCCATTCAGGATCCGAGTATCGCCGACGGTGTGAACCTGGCGGTGGAACGCTTTGAGTTGGACCACCCGGGGATTGCCGGGACCTTGCGCAATATTGTGGTGACCCTGGGTAACATCGGGATCTAA